Proteins from a genomic interval of Microscilla marina ATCC 23134:
- a CDS encoding GxxExxY protein encodes MKHKELTHKIIGCCMKVHSTLGGGFQEVIYQRALKIEMAKQGLAFEREMSMNIYYDGEHIGTRRVDFFVEGTIMLELKAVARLDDNHLNQAMNYCQAYNLPIGLLINFGGKSLEYKRVYNIHHPDNQQKK; translated from the coding sequence ATGAAACACAAAGAACTCACCCACAAAATTATAGGTTGTTGTATGAAGGTGCACTCCACTCTGGGTGGTGGCTTTCAGGAGGTGATTTACCAACGTGCCCTCAAAATAGAAATGGCTAAACAAGGGCTTGCCTTTGAGCGCGAAATGAGTATGAATATTTACTACGATGGCGAACACATTGGCACACGTCGGGTAGATTTTTTTGTAGAGGGTACCATTATGCTGGAGCTCAAAGCAGTGGCTCGTCTGGATGATAATCACCTTAATCAGGCTATGAATTATTGTCAGGCGTATAACTTACCCATTGGGCTCTTGATCAATTTTGGAGGTAAAAGCCTGGAGTACAAGCGAGTGTACAATATTCATCATCCAGACAATCAACAAAAGAAATAA